aaaagaagaatttTTAGGCTATAGACCTTATTTTCCTGGGATTGTAGTTCAATCGGTTAGAGCACCGCCCTGTCAAGGCGGAAGCTGCGGGTTCGAGCCCCGTCAGTCCCGACCTAGGCGCTGCAAGCGATCAATTCATCTCTCCATCTTCTGTGAAGAGGGGAGAAAAAGAGTAGGATCTAATTCCCAGCGGGAGGATCCTTCTTTTCTTTCGGatttttcatcaaaaaaatGGAAATGCAAATAGTACCAATTGTGATGGAAGAAATACATATGTAGGTTGGTACAATGGGAGGTATCACCATATTCAGGATTCAAAGGGATACCCTTCTAGTCTGGCTTTTTTCGATTGTTCCTGATCCGAATAGACATTTTTTTTTACGAAACGCAATGAACTTAAAAGAGTACTTTTCAGATTAAACCTACCCTTTCTTCTAGCTCCGGCCCCGAAGCAAGGGCGAATTTTTATTCCTTACTGAGTGATTTCAGTTCCTCCTGGGTCTCTACTTCACTCCCCAGCCGTCCCGCTTTCTTTAGCAGCCTTAACTTTCCAGCCTTGGCTTGTTCGCAGTAAGGGGCAATCCCCTATGAGATGGAGGCTAGTGTTAGAGCGAGGGACTGCTTTTGTGCTTGTATCACCATGGGCCTACCCATTAGCGCTATCCAAGTGAGAGTCAAAGTGGAGTGTATACGAGTATGCCTATATCTCTGTCTAGGAGTCGAAGCAGTCGATTACTTATGTCTCTTTGAATCGTCTCATCCATGGCGAGTGCTATCATATAAGAAATAAGGGGACGGCTGCATTTAGAAGCGTTCTTTTCATTCAACTATTGTTATCAATCATAAGAGAAGAAAGAAGAGTCTCTTTCTTCAAAGAATCCCGCGCCCTTCTTGGTTGGAAAAAACCAACTAGCAATATCCTACAagtcttttttcatttttcgaTATAAGTGAAAAGAGTAGAGACGAAAAAAGAAAAGCCAACTCATGTTTCCCCTCCATTTTCATTACGAAGATGTTTCACGTCAAGATCCGTTGCTCAAACCGAATCACGCCAACGTTATGGACGTTCCTGGATTGTGTGAAATAAGAGTAGTACCAAAGGCAGCACCCTCTGATTTCATAATCAAAAATGGAAAATTGGCTATGGAGATTCCGTGCGGTCAGAAATTGATACGGACACACAGGGGTTCGGTAGGAAAGTCGTTTCGATCCAATCCATTCTTGGGGTCAAATAAAGACAAAGGATATGTCAATGACCTAGCACGACAAAGCACTCTCCGAGGACCTGGAATGTTTCATTTTTTGGTCAGAATCTCGACAGTAATGTCTCTCTTAGATTCTCTGGTGGAAATACGGGAAAACTCCATTCAATTCTCGATGGAAACGGAGTTTTGCGAATTCTCCCCGGAACTAGAAGATCATTTTGAGATCTTCGAACATATTCGAGGGTTCAATGTAACTATTGTCACTTCAGCCAACACACAAGATGAGACTTTACTACCGTGGAGCGGCTTTTTGCAAAAAGATGAGGGAGAAACTCAGTAAGATGTCGGAAAATCGAAATGAGGAAAGACAATAAAGTGCTTTGTTTCGTTGGAAAAATCAACGCAAATACAAATCTCAAATTGACTTTCTAAAACCTACTTCTATAGATAGAAAAGGTTGGAAAGAGTTACTTTTAGAATTCCCTCCCTTTATACTTTTCTAGGGGTACCCTTCCGTTCCTTTGGCAAAGGGCCTAACTACAGCTCTGAGTAACTCCTTGTCTCATTGATCCGAAAAGAAAGGCATAAGTCCCACGTGTACTAAGCcctttcttttttctatttttttccttctctaaGAGCTAGAATGAATAAAAGCATGAACTCGGAACTTTCCTAATAGTAGACTAAGACCTCTTTCTTGAGTATCTATGATCTCCTTTTCGTTAAAGGAAATCGCGGATTCCCTGGCCGATTGCTATCCTAGCTCTTTCAACATCCGCTCCATCCTCAACTTGGACAGGGGATGCAGCGCGCTTAGCGTCGGAAAGATCCCTCTACGTGAGTGTGCTATAAAACTAGGAGAAGAACAGAACTAAACGGATCAATTCTTTTGACCGGTCGTTTCGAGCTTCCAGTTCTTCTGGATTGCTAACGTGGTTCGATGACGCCGATGGAAGGAACCGCTGGGGATTCATCCAACTTCGATCCCCTAAAGGCAAGTACGTAGGCTATAgaatcccaaaaaaaaaaaaaaaaagagctcCTTCGGCTCTAAACAGCTACTGTCTTTATTTGGTCTATCAGCTACTCGGCCAGCTACTGACCTAATTGGGAGCTTTTCAGCCAAGGTCGTCGGATTTAGAGGTCCTTTCGCAAGGTAATTCCTATTTGCTTACTTGGAACAAGTAAGGGTCCAGATCATTCCATTGGGAAGAAAGCAGAAGTCATCCATACATATATAGATGAATAGTACCAGTGGCGTATAGGAGGAAGACGGGGAGTGACTGGGGTGGGGAAGAAGAGTTGTCACGATAGAAAGAATCTTGGCAAAGCAAATGAGTATAAGAAACCAACGATTCTCTGTTCTTAAACAACCCATATTTTCCACACTTAATCAGCATTTGATAGATTATCCAACCCCGAGTAATATTAGTTATTGGTGGGGATTCGGTTCGTTAGCTGGGATTTGTTTAGTCATTCAGATAGTGACTGGTGTTTTTTTAGCTATGCATTATACACCTCATGTGGATCTAGCTTTCAACAGCGTAGAACATATTATGAGAGATGTTGAAGGGGGCTGGTTGCTCCGTTATATGCATGCTAATGGGGCAAGTATGTTTCTCATTGTGGTTCACCTTCATATTTTTCGTGGTCTATATCATGCGAGTTATAGCAGTCCTAGGGAATTTGTTCGGTGTCTCGGAGTTGTAATCTTCTTATTAATGATTGTGACAGCTTTTATAGGATACGTACTACCCTGGGGTCAGATGAGCTTTTGGGGAGCTACAGTAATTACAAGCTTAGCTAGCGCTATACCTGTAGTAGGAGATAGCATAGTGACTTGGCTTTGGGGTGGTTTCTCCGTGGACAATGCCACCTTAAATCGTTTTTTTAGTCTTCATCATTTACTCCCTTTTATTTTAGTAGGCGCCAGTCTTCTTCATCTGGCCGCATTGCATCAATATGGATCAAATAATCCATTAGGTGTACATTCAGAGATGGATAAAATTGCCTTTTAcccttatttttatgtaaaggATCTAGTAGGTTGGGTAGCTTTTGCtatctttttttccttttggatTTTTTATGCTCCTAATGTTTTGGGGCATCCCGACAATTATATACCTGCTAATCCGATGCCCACCCCGCCTCATATTGTGCCGGAATGGTATTTCTTACCCATCTATGCCATTCTTCGTAGTATACCTGACAAAGCGGGAGGTGTAGCCGCAATAGCACTCGTTTTTATATGTCTCTTGGCTTTGCCTTTTTTTAAAAGTATGTATGTACGTAGTTCAAGTTTTCGCCCGATTTACCAAGGACTATTTTGGTTGCTTTTGGCGGATTGCTTACTACTAGGTTGGATCGGATGTCAACCTGTGGAAGCACCCTTTGTTACTATTGgacaaatttcttcttttcttttcttcttgttttttgCCATAACGCCCATTCTGGGACGAGTTGGAAGAAGAATTCCTAATTCTTACACGGATGAGACTGAGAACACCTGATCAGTGAAAAATTCTTACACCAAGAATTGACAAGCGGATGAGTTTGATAGTTGACAGCGCTAACGAGCAAGAAAACTCCTGCGCGGCTAACGCTAGCTTAGAATAATATAAGCTTTAGCTTGAGCTCTGCCGTTGCTTGTTCTTTCGCGGTAGTTCGGTTGTTGCTTGTTGGCTGCTCAAGAAGTTGGACTAGTTGCTCCTCCGACCCGGAGTGGATTCTAGGCTCGATGAGATGTTAGGTGGGCCTGTTGCGTAGAGAAAGACGAAGAAATCTTCTTTCATGTGATCGAGTTCCTTCGGGTGTGCATCTTTCTTTTCTCCCATTTCTTTCTTGGTCAACAACCAAGCAACTTTCCCTTTCCCATTTTCTAAGTCTCCCCCGGCCCCGGGGGAGCGGAGCTATGAAATAAAGAGAAATACGTTATGAAAAAGAAACTGGCCATTTACCAATATGGATCACAGTTTGATCCAAGCGGTCCCACTCGTTATTCACCCAGCGATTGGATTTATTTTTCCGTTTCGGAGGAATCCTCACCATCCGAACGCAGTACTTCTATAGGGGTCCAAAAAATATGCACAAGTAGTTCCACTTCTGACTCCCATGCTGATTCCCGTGAAGATCTTTTTACCCAGATTTCTTTTGAACTACAACGTCGAATGGATGAGATTGGAATGACACTTCCTGACGGTGTCGATTTCAATTATTTAGAATACCGAGGTCTTGCTAATCTTGTCTCCGAGGCATGTTGGCTCCGAAATCTCTTACTTGAGCTACATTGCCCTCTGAAGCGGGCCACCATAGTTTATTGTGACAATATCAGTGCGATCTATCTCTCTACCAACCCCGTGCAACATCAACGTACCAAACATGTTGAATTAGACATTCATTTTGTGCGTGAAAAGGTCGCATTGGGTTAAATTCGAGTCTTACATGTTCCTTCCCGTTATCAGTTCGCCGATATCTTCACTAAAGGCCTGCCTCGACACCTTTCTCCCAAATCtaacaatattttctttctcttccGTAAGCTTCGCTTAAGCGACTTC
The Amaranthus tricolor cultivar Red isolate AtriRed21 chromosome 11, ASM2621246v1, whole genome shotgun sequence DNA segment above includes these coding regions:
- the LOC130827022 gene encoding 60S ribosomal protein L5, mitochondrial-like, with translation MFPLHFHYEDVSRQDPLLKPNHANVMDVPGLCEIRVVPKAAPSDFIIKNGKLAMEIPCGQKLIRTHRGSVGKSFRSNPFLGSNKDKGYVNDLARQSTLRGPGMFHFLVRISTVMSLLDSLVEIRENSIQFSMETEFCEFSPELEDHFEIFEHIRGFNVTIVTSANTQDETLLPWSGFLQKDEGETQ
- the LOC130827013 gene encoding cytochrome b; protein product: MSIRNQRFSVLKQPIFSTLNQHLIDYPTPSNISYWWGFGSLAGICLVIQIVTGVFLAMHYTPHVDLAFNSVEHIMRDVEGGWLLRYMHANGASMFLIVVHLHIFRGLYHASYSSPREFVRCLGVVIFLLMIVTAFIGYVLPWGQMSFWGATVITSLASAIPVVGDSIVTWLWGGFSVDNATLNRFFSLHHLLPFILVGASLLHLAALHQYGSNNPLGVHSEMDKIAFYPYFYVKDLVGWVAFAIFFSFWIFYAPNVLGHPDNYIPANPMPTPPHIVPEWYFLPIYAILRSIPDKAGGVAAIALVFICLLALPFFKSMYVRSSSFRPIYQGLFWLLLADCLLLGWIGCQPVEAPFVTIGQISSFLFFLFFAITPILGRVGRRIPNSYTDETENT
- the LOC130826593 gene encoding uncharacterized protein LOC130826593, whose protein sequence is MKKKLAIYQYGSQFDPSGPTRYSPSDWIYFSVSEESSPSERSTSIGVQKICTSSSTSDSHADSREDLFTQISFELQRRMDEIGMTLPDGVDFNYLEYRGLANLVSEACWLRNLLLELHCPLKRATIVYCDNISAIYLSTNPVQHQRTKHVELDIHFVREKVALG